Below is a genomic region from Planctomycetota bacterium.
AAGCGTTGGCACAGAGCTTTTCGAGGAGCTTCTCGTCGACGGCATCGGACTTCGCCGAGCGGGCGTTGGTCGTGACAGCCTCGCGGCAGCGGTCGCGGAACTCGTCGTGACTCATCTTCGTCCGCGAGTAGCCGACCAACGCGAAGCTGTCGGGAAGCAAGCCCTCGCGGAGCAGTTCGTAGAGCGCGGGGATGAGCTTGAGCTTGGCGAGATCGCCGGAGGCACCGTAGATGACGATGGCACAAGGAGGGACCGAAGGCATGAGCGCAGCGTAGAAGAAACCGGCAGGCCTGACCATGTGGCTTTCGGGCTACACCGCTGGGCAGGATCGATCATGCCAGCGCGAGGCCGACCTGCTCGGCCGCTTCGGTGATCAGCGCGTACGATCGCCGGCCTTCCTCGAGACCGCCGACGTGCTCGACGATAAGCCAGTCGTCAGCGGCGGCGTGCCGGTTGACGAGCGAGAGCATCTGCTTCCAGTCGGTCGTGCCGGCACCGATGGGCTTGAGGCCCATGTGTAGATGAAAGCCGTCATCGAGACCGACTTCCTTGAGGTGAACCACGCCGTACCGACCGGCGAGACCGTCGCAAGTCTCGGCCACCTTCGCGGCGGGGTCGATGACATCGGCGAAGTCGTACAGACTGCTCGGGTCCACGTTGCAACGCAGCGCCGGCGAAGCGACCTTCTCAGCCAAGCGGCTGAACGAATCGGCCGAGTAAACCACGCCCTTGAGGTACGCTTCGATGCAGAGCAGCGCGTCGTGTTTTTCGACAAGTTCGCACAGCGGCCGCAGTGCGCCTGCCATGCGATCGAGCGCGTCGTCGGTACGATTGCGTGGGTCGTACGCAGCGAAGCCGGCCCCTTCGGCGTTGTAGTTGCCGGGGCCGACGACGATGTGCCGGCAGCCGGTCCCCGCCGCCGCTGCGATCACTTCACGCAACCGGCCGTCGTCCGCACCGTCGGGCATCGGGTTGAAATCGAACATCCCGATCTGACACACATCGAGCCCGGCATCACGCAGCGGCGTCACCGGATCGCCATCGCCGACGAGGTCGTGGCCGTTGATCGGAACGCCGTTGAAGGACAGTTCGTTGGCGAGCGTCATCGTGTGCTCGCCGGCTTCGATGCCGAATCTCATGAGGTACCTTTCGGGATGTCGACCGGTTGCCCGGTGCGTGCGGACTCGGTCACGGCGTGGGCGATGTCGACCGCGAGGACGCCATCGGCGACCGTCGCGTCAGGCTGTTTGTTCTCGCGGACGCAGTCGAAGAAGTGGGACAGCGCATGGGAGTAGCGCGTGTCGCCGAGCTGTTCGGGATCGGCAACGTGGCGGTGCTCGCCGTCGCCGAGGTCGTAGCGGAGCTCACGCCAGATGTGATTCTGTCCGAGCAGCGTCGCGCTGCCTTTCTCCGCGTGGAGGTCGATGCGGGGGAAGTCGACACCGCCGCGTGCGATGCCGCCGACGGTCAGAGCGGCGATCGCGTCATTCTCGAACCGCAGCGTGATCGCCGCCGAGTCTGGTGCGGGCCGACCCTCGAACATCCCGCCCTCGGCGAACACCCGCGTCGGCCGACCCATCAGCGCACACACCGCGTCGAACAGGTGACACGAGTTCTCGTTGAGAAAGCCCCCGCCGGTGCTCCACATCCAGTTGTCCGCGTCCGGCAGCCAGTCGAACACGTACTGCCCGCAAAGCATGCGCGGCCCGCCGAGGTCCAGCGCGCGCAGCTTGGCGATGGCCGGATGAAAACGAAAGCTGAAGCCGACCATGACCGGCACTGTCGAGCGGTCACAGATCGCCGCCAACGCGCGTGCCGATTCCGGATCGCCCGCCCAGGGCTTCTCGACGAACATCGGCAAACCCACGTCGACCGCCGCCTCAACGATCGGCTTCCGGAACGACGGACTCGTCGCAACGACCAGCGCGTCGACCGTGCCGGAGCGGATCATCTCGACCGCGTCGCGGAACACGGTGAACCCCATCGCCTCGGCCGCGACCGGGAGGCTGTCG
It encodes:
- a CDS encoding Gfo/Idh/MocA family oxidoreductase — its product is MPKPLRIGLVGFGFGYFHARSIANRTDATLVAVADRNNDSLPVAAEAMGFTVFRDAVEMIRSGTVDALVVATSPSFRKPIVEAAVDVGLPMFVEKPWAGDPESARALAAICDRSTVPVMVGFSFRFHPAIAKLRALDLGGPRMLCGQYVFDWLPDADNWMWSTGGGFLNENSCHLFDAVCALMGRPTRVFAEGGMFEGRPAPDSAAITLRFENDAIAALTVGGIARGGVDFPRIDLHAEKGSATLLGQNHIWRELRYDLGDGEHRHVADPEQLGDTRYSHALSHFFDCVRENKQPDATVADGVLAVDIAHAVTESARTGQPVDIPKGTS
- a CDS encoding TIM barrel protein; this encodes MRFGIEAGEHTMTLANELSFNGVPINGHDLVGDGDPVTPLRDAGLDVCQIGMFDFNPMPDGADDGRLREVIAAAAGTGCRHIVVGPGNYNAEGAGFAAYDPRNRTDDALDRMAGALRPLCELVEKHDALLCIEAYLKGVVYSADSFSRLAEKVASPALRCNVDPSSLYDFADVIDPAAKVAETCDGLAGRYGVVHLKEVGLDDGFHLHMGLKPIGAGTTDWKQMLSLVNRHAAADDWLIVEHVGGLEEGRRSYALITEAAEQVGLALA